A DNA window from Onychostoma macrolepis isolate SWU-2019 chromosome 13, ASM1243209v1, whole genome shotgun sequence contains the following coding sequences:
- the adh8a gene encoding alcohol dehydrogenase 8a, with amino-acid sequence MATAGKVIKCRAAVAWEPNVPLMMEEIEVAPPQEGEIRIKVVATGVCHTDLYHLFEGKDKRGFPTVLGHEGAGVVESVGPGVTDFKPGDKVIPLFLSQCGECKFCKCPKTNLCDRNWSSKYHDIMSDPTTRFTCRGRPILQFMGTSTFSEYTVINQIAVAKIHDDAPLERVCLLGCGISTGYGAALNTAGVTPGSVCAVFGLGAVGLAAVMGCKNAGASRIFAVDINEQKFEKAKVFGATDFLNPKAYNKPISEVLAEMTNGGVDFSLECVGNTEVMRSALESCVKGWGVSVLVGWTDVKDFSAKPIQLISGKTWKGSLFGGFKSKDSVPNLVCDYMTGRIKLDEFITHKMSLEQVNDAINLMKTGDCIRCILNISK; translated from the exons ATGGCCACTGCAGGAAAG GTGATTAAATGTCGGGCTGCTGTTGCCTGGGAGCCCAATGTGCCCCTGATGATGGAGGAAATAGAAGTCGCCCCACCTCAGGAAGGAGAAATACGAATTAAG GTTGTAGCTACAGGTGTTTGTCACACCGACCTTTACCACCTGTTTGAAGGGAAGGACAAGCGGGGTTTTCCCACTGTCCTGGGACATGAGGGCGCTGGTGTGGTGGAGAGTGTGGGACCTGGAGTCACTGATTTCAAACCAG GTGATAAAGTCATTCCACTCTTCCTCTCTCAGTGTGGAGAATGCAAGTTCTGCAAGTGTCCAAAAACAAACCTGTGTGACAGAAACTG gTCAAGTAAATATCATGACATTATGTCTGATCCTACAACACGTTTCACCTGCCGTGGTCGGCCTATTCTGCAGTTCATGGGCACCAGCACCTTCTCTGAGTACACTGTCATCAACCAGATTGCTGTGGCCAAGATTCATGATGATGCCCCACTCGAGCGCGTGTGTCTGCTCGGCTGCGGCATCTCTACCGGTTATGGAGCTGCTCTCAACACAGCTGGG gTCACACCAGGCTCAGTGTGTGCAGTGTTTGGACTGGGTGCAGTAGGTCTGGCTGCAGTCATGGGCTGTAAAAACGCCGGAGCCTCCCGCATCTTTGCTGTGGATATTAATGAGCAGAAGTTTGAGAAGGCAAAGGTCTTTGGTGCCACTGATTTTCTGAATCCAAAGGCATATAATAAACCCATCTCTGAAGTACTGGCAGAAATGACCAATGGAGGAGTGGATTTCTCACTCGAGTGTGTGGGCAACACTGAAGTAATG AGGTCTGCGCTGGAGTCATGTGTCAAAGGTTGGGGTGTGAGTGTTTTGGTTGGCTGGACTGATGTGAAGGACTTCTCTGCAAAGCCGATTCAGCTCATATCTGGGAAAACCTGGAAAGGATCTCTGTTTGGAG GTTTTAAAAGCAAGGACTCTGTTCCAAACCTGGTTTGCGATTACATGACCGGCAGAATAAAGCTTGATGAGTTCATAACCCACAAAATGAGTCTGGAGCAGGTCAACGATGCCATCAACCTCATGAAGACTGGAGACTG CATTCGATGCATCCTGAATATATCCAAATGA
- the eif4eb gene encoding eukaryotic translation initiation factor 4eb isoform X1, translated as MRPVNDSRKMATAEPELNSISCKSEEENSEETNQEIVSPESYIKHPLQNRWSLWFFKNDKSKTWQANLRLISKFDTVEDFWALYNHIQVSSNLMSGCDYSLFKDGIEPMWEDERNKRGGRWLMTLNKQQRKYDLDRFWLETLLCLIGEAFDDYSDEVCGAVVNIRTKGDKIAVWTTDYENREAVTHIGRVYKERLGIPMNMTIGYQSHADTATKSGSTTKNKFVV; from the exons ATGAGGCCTGTGAACGACTCACGTAAAATGGCGACGGCGGAGCCG GAATTAAACTCAATTTCTTGTAAGAGTGAAGAGGAGAACTCAGAAGAGACCAATCAGGAGATTGTCAGCCCTGAGAGCTACATCAAACACCCCCTACAGAACAG atgGTCTTTATGGTTCTTCAAAAATGACAAGAGCAAAACATGGCAGGCCAATCTCAGACTGATCTCCAAATTTGACACAGTAGAGGATTTCTGGGC GCTTTATAACCACATCCAGGTCTCCAGCAATTTGATGTCAGGATGTGACTACTCACTTTTCAAG GATGGTATTGAGCCTATGTGGGAGGATGAGAGGAATAAAAGAGGAGGCCGCTGGCTCATGACTCTCAACAAGCAGCAGAGGAAGTATGACCTGGACCGCTTTTGGTTGGAAACT CTGCTGTGCCTCATCGGTGAGGCCTTTGACGACTACAGCGATGAAGTATGCGGGGCTGTAGTCAACATCCGAACAAAAGGAGATAAAATCGCTGTCTGGACAACTGACTACGAGAACAGAGAGGCTGTAACGCACATAGG GAGGGTGTACAAGGAACGATTAGGCATCCCTATGAATATGACCATTGGCTACCAGTCTCATGCTGACACGGCCACTAAGAGTGGCTCCACCACTAAGAACAAGTTTGTGGTCTGA
- the eif4eb gene encoding eukaryotic translation initiation factor 4eb isoform X2: protein MRPVNDSRKMATAEPSEEENSEETNQEIVSPESYIKHPLQNRWSLWFFKNDKSKTWQANLRLISKFDTVEDFWALYNHIQVSSNLMSGCDYSLFKDGIEPMWEDERNKRGGRWLMTLNKQQRKYDLDRFWLETLLCLIGEAFDDYSDEVCGAVVNIRTKGDKIAVWTTDYENREAVTHIGRVYKERLGIPMNMTIGYQSHADTATKSGSTTKNKFVV, encoded by the exons ATGAGGCCTGTGAACGACTCACGTAAAATGGCGACGGCGGAGCCG AGTGAAGAGGAGAACTCAGAAGAGACCAATCAGGAGATTGTCAGCCCTGAGAGCTACATCAAACACCCCCTACAGAACAG atgGTCTTTATGGTTCTTCAAAAATGACAAGAGCAAAACATGGCAGGCCAATCTCAGACTGATCTCCAAATTTGACACAGTAGAGGATTTCTGGGC GCTTTATAACCACATCCAGGTCTCCAGCAATTTGATGTCAGGATGTGACTACTCACTTTTCAAG GATGGTATTGAGCCTATGTGGGAGGATGAGAGGAATAAAAGAGGAGGCCGCTGGCTCATGACTCTCAACAAGCAGCAGAGGAAGTATGACCTGGACCGCTTTTGGTTGGAAACT CTGCTGTGCCTCATCGGTGAGGCCTTTGACGACTACAGCGATGAAGTATGCGGGGCTGTAGTCAACATCCGAACAAAAGGAGATAAAATCGCTGTCTGGACAACTGACTACGAGAACAGAGAGGCTGTAACGCACATAGG GAGGGTGTACAAGGAACGATTAGGCATCCCTATGAATATGACCATTGGCTACCAGTCTCATGCTGACACGGCCACTAAGAGTGGCTCCACCACTAAGAACAAGTTTGTGGTCTGA
- the fam241a gene encoding uncharacterized protein FAM241A, translated as MSRTNRIVNDTEARQRDSLNGARERSGCRCRHEAAVRPAHSEQTDLRGRERPHSHSVAEPQPEAPLVDDCERLGTFFGELNKCLRGIGFTQLYFGEKIVEPVVVLVFWMLLWFLGIQALGLVGTLCIIIIYIQK; from the exons atgtcaaGAACTAATCGGATCGTAAATGATACGGAGGCACGTCAACGTGATTCCTTAAACGGAGCGCGAGAACGAAGCGGATGTCGTTGCCGACATGAGGCTGCTGTCAGACCCGCACACAGCGAGCAG ACTGACCTCAGGGGAAGAGAAAGACCACACAGTCACTCTGTAGCAGAGCCACAGCCAGAGGCTCCGTTGGTGGACGACTGCGAGAGGCTGGGTACTTTTTTCGGGGAGCTCAATAAGTGTTTGCGGGGTATTGGTTTTACTCAGCTGTACTTCGGAGAGAAGATCGTGGAGCCTGTGGTCGTGCTGGTGTTTTGGATGCTGCTCTGGTTCCTGGGTATCCAAGCCCTCGGTCTTGTGGGAACTCTAtgcattattatcatttatatcCAGAAATAA